A genomic window from Streptomyces sp. NBC_00234 includes:
- a CDS encoding AraC family transcriptional regulator, with amino-acid sequence MYEEWASRIDGAVVWRVNHRGGPARPVLPDGCMDLLWSGGGLRVAGPDTHAFLVSDEDEGPCAGIRFAPGTAPAFFGVPAHELRDRRVALAGLWPGAHVRRLTERIGEAADPVAALESLALRTAADAGPPDPLTVSVAAHLRQGRSVADTARAAGLGARQLHRRSLDAFGYGPKTLARILRLQRALGLVRSGMPYAEAAYAAGCTDQAHLAREMRDLAGTTLGDYLRGRGYEASAKSDTALPSGSSTTA; translated from the coding sequence ATGTACGAGGAGTGGGCGTCGCGCATCGACGGCGCGGTCGTCTGGAGGGTGAACCACCGGGGCGGCCCCGCCCGGCCGGTCCTCCCCGACGGGTGCATGGACCTGCTCTGGTCCGGTGGCGGGCTCCGGGTCGCGGGACCCGACACCCACGCCTTCCTGGTGTCCGACGAGGACGAGGGGCCCTGCGCCGGGATTCGTTTCGCTCCCGGAACGGCACCGGCCTTCTTCGGCGTACCCGCCCACGAACTGCGTGACCGGCGGGTCGCCCTCGCCGGCCTCTGGCCCGGCGCCCACGTCCGCAGGCTGACCGAGCGGATCGGCGAGGCGGCCGACCCCGTCGCCGCGCTGGAGAGCCTCGCCCTGCGCACAGCGGCCGACGCCGGACCGCCGGACCCGCTCACGGTCTCCGTCGCCGCGCACCTGCGCCAGGGCCGGTCGGTCGCCGACACGGCCAGGGCCGCCGGGCTGGGCGCCCGCCAGCTGCACCGCCGCTCCCTGGACGCGTTCGGCTACGGGCCCAAGACGCTGGCCAGGATCCTGCGACTGCAGCGCGCGCTGGGCCTCGTACGGTCCGGAATGCCGTACGCCGAGGCCGCGTACGCCGCCGGCTGCACCGACCAGGCACATCTGGCCCGCGAGATGCGCGACCTGGCCGGCACGACGCTCGGTGACTATCTGCGGGGTAGGGGCTACGAGGCGTCGGCGAAGAGCGACACGGCGCTGCCGTCCGGATCGAGCACCACCGCGTAG
- a CDS encoding M23 family metallopeptidase produces MSHRRRRTSSLARIVTTLAVAAASTLLTAGPSVAAGSGRAVAVPGPEAAVTAHLHDRGQQRTGAAAPAGRPVVKVTREAGAWAHGTAVLATEPGADRMPEGWLFIAHREKGSWQVAFDGEQRFAELSARSTLTRAAEKPLFADQDGRQPAARTDGITPLAGSDFRTGMALPWATGQTWAMTSGPHGWGGTEAPWSSADFAGGDQAVRAARGGTAYTMCTGWVRVIHDRGYSTDYYHLWSNISANGTAVGAGAFLGNTGTDVTCGGAAYGRHVHFGLRQNSAYVGLAGHGLGKWVVENGGAAYQGSALHGSVRVGAGGNLYNYGALGLNQGVIDANGGGSVNRRTGPGTGYAVSGSVADGATVTVSCSANGTSHTGRYGTTSLWNRLSDGTWVSDAYMWTGVNGAINGSC; encoded by the coding sequence ATGTCGCATCGAAGACGCCGCACGTCGTCCCTCGCGAGAATCGTGACGACCCTCGCGGTGGCAGCCGCGAGCACACTGCTCACCGCAGGACCGTCCGTGGCGGCCGGTTCGGGGAGGGCGGTGGCCGTCCCCGGCCCGGAGGCCGCGGTGACCGCGCATCTGCACGACCGCGGACAGCAGCGGACCGGCGCCGCGGCCCCGGCCGGCCGGCCGGTGGTGAAGGTGACGCGCGAGGCCGGGGCCTGGGCCCACGGCACCGCCGTGCTGGCCACCGAGCCCGGCGCGGACCGGATGCCGGAGGGCTGGCTGTTCATCGCCCACCGGGAGAAGGGCTCCTGGCAGGTGGCGTTCGACGGCGAGCAGCGGTTCGCCGAGCTCTCGGCCCGCTCCACCCTCACCAGGGCCGCCGAGAAGCCGCTCTTCGCCGACCAGGACGGCAGACAGCCGGCCGCGCGCACCGACGGGATCACACCGCTCGCCGGGAGTGACTTCCGCACGGGCATGGCCCTTCCCTGGGCCACCGGCCAGACCTGGGCCATGACCTCGGGTCCGCACGGCTGGGGCGGCACCGAGGCCCCCTGGAGCTCGGCGGACTTCGCCGGGGGCGACCAGGCGGTACGCGCGGCGCGCGGGGGCACGGCGTACACGATGTGCACGGGCTGGGTCCGCGTCATCCACGACCGCGGCTACTCCACGGACTACTACCACCTGTGGAGCAACATCAGCGCCAACGGCACCGCCGTGGGAGCCGGCGCCTTCCTCGGCAACACCGGTACGGACGTCACGTGCGGCGGCGCGGCCTACGGGCGCCACGTCCACTTCGGCCTGCGACAGAACAGCGCCTACGTGGGGCTGGCCGGCCACGGGCTGGGCAAGTGGGTCGTCGAGAACGGCGGCGCCGCCTACCAGGGCTCGGCGCTGCACGGCAGCGTCCGCGTCGGCGCCGGGGGCAACCTCTACAACTACGGCGCCCTCGGCCTGAACCAGGGCGTCATCGACGCCAACGGGGGCGGTTCGGTCAACAGGCGCACGGGGCCGGGCACCGGCTACGCCGTCAGCGGCTCCGTCGCCGACGGGGCCACGGTCACGGTGTCCTGCTCCGCGAACGGCACCTCGCACACCGGCCGCTACGGCACCACCAGTCTCTGGAACAGACTCTCGGACGGTACGTGGGTGAGCGACGCGTACATGTGGACGGGCGTCAACGGGGCCATCAACGGCTCCTGCTGA
- a CDS encoding 3-hydroxyacyl-CoA dehydrogenase translates to MRIRIVGAGAMGRGIAQWAATAGHTVELCDVRAEAVKDALEFVTGMLERAVHKGRLSAEECAATVGRLVPLDDPWAAGPEVELVIEAVREDPATKAEVFGRLERALPASAVFATNTSSLSVTGIAATLQDPSRLAGLHFFNPVPLMKIVEVVPGAATRPEIPPALTALVESCGHRAVTVADTPGFLVNHAGRGLVTEALALLEESVSDPAGIDLVAREVLGLRMGPFELMDLTGLDVTAAVIDSIWQGFRYEDRLRPSYLTPNRVTAGLHGRKTGQGWFAYGPGAPAPAAEPPVSGDADRPVHVLGEESDPAAARLRAELAAAGATVGSGPVPGADAVVLVPVWGTTVAAAVAAHGLPAGRTFGVDPLPAAGRRRVLAVTPAADPAAARDARAVLARAADGEEPWAVSVVRDTAGSVAQRLLASIVSVAASIAERSLATPADIDLAVTTGLGYPAGPLAWGERVGAERMLELHRALYASTGDPRHRPTRWVAERARLGLALTDPGVSPADCV, encoded by the coding sequence ATGCGTATCAGGATCGTCGGGGCCGGAGCCATGGGCCGCGGCATCGCCCAGTGGGCGGCGACCGCAGGACACACCGTCGAGCTGTGCGACGTACGCGCCGAGGCGGTGAAAGACGCCCTGGAGTTCGTGACGGGCATGCTGGAGCGCGCCGTGCACAAGGGCCGTCTGTCCGCCGAGGAGTGCGCGGCCACCGTCGGGCGCCTGGTGCCGCTCGACGACCCGTGGGCGGCGGGCCCCGAGGTGGAACTCGTCATCGAGGCCGTACGGGAGGACCCGGCGACCAAGGCCGAGGTCTTCGGCCGGCTGGAGCGGGCGCTGCCCGCCTCGGCCGTCTTCGCGACGAACACCTCCTCCCTGTCGGTCACCGGGATCGCGGCCACGCTCCAGGACCCGTCGCGCCTGGCGGGGCTGCACTTCTTCAACCCGGTGCCGCTGATGAAGATCGTCGAGGTGGTGCCGGGCGCGGCCACCCGCCCGGAGATCCCGCCGGCGCTCACCGCCCTGGTGGAGAGCTGCGGGCACCGCGCGGTCACGGTCGCCGACACCCCCGGCTTCCTGGTCAACCACGCCGGGCGCGGCCTGGTGACCGAGGCGCTCGCCCTGCTGGAGGAGTCGGTCTCGGATCCGGCGGGGATCGACCTGGTGGCCCGCGAGGTACTGGGGCTCCGGATGGGCCCGTTCGAGCTGATGGACCTCACGGGGCTCGACGTGACCGCCGCGGTGATCGACTCGATCTGGCAGGGGTTCCGATACGAGGACCGTCTGCGGCCCTCCTACCTCACCCCGAACCGGGTCACGGCGGGGCTGCACGGCCGCAAGACCGGGCAGGGCTGGTTCGCGTACGGTCCCGGGGCGCCCGCCCCGGCCGCGGAGCCGCCGGTCAGCGGTGACGCGGACCGCCCCGTGCACGTCCTGGGCGAGGAGTCGGACCCGGCGGCGGCCCGGCTGCGCGCGGAGCTGGCCGCGGCGGGCGCCACGGTCGGGAGCGGCCCGGTGCCCGGCGCGGACGCCGTCGTGCTCGTCCCGGTCTGGGGCACCACGGTGGCCGCCGCGGTCGCGGCGCACGGGCTGCCGGCCGGCCGTACGTTCGGCGTGGACCCGCTGCCCGCGGCGGGAAGGCGGCGGGTGCTCGCCGTGACGCCCGCGGCGGACCCGGCCGCCGCCCGGGACGCCCGCGCGGTGCTCGCCCGCGCGGCGGACGGCGAGGAGCCCTGGGCCGTGTCGGTGGTCCGGGACACGGCGGGCTCGGTCGCGCAGCGGCTGCTCGCCTCCATCGTCTCGGTCGCCGCGTCGATCGCGGAGCGCTCCCTTGCCACCCCCGCCGACATCGACCTGGCCGTCACGACGGGGCTCGGCTACCCGGCCGGACCGCTGGCCTGGGGCGAGCGGGTCGGCGCGGAGCGGATGCTGGAGCTGCACCGGGCCCTGTACGCCTCGACGGGCGACCCGCGTCACCGGCCGACCCGCTGGGTCGCCGAACGCGCGCGGCTCGGCCTCGCGCTGACGGACCCGGGCGTCTCCCCCGCCGACTGCGTGTGA
- a CDS encoding acyl-CoA dehydrogenase family protein, with protein sequence MAATTHTVTNQVPPLVGYDVFHADLVLTEAVERHIAPGLLDRVREELGTLGRSAGSVQAQEWGARANENPPRLRTHDRYGNRIDEVEFHPSWHRLLGHGVAAGLTDAWGRPGGHVRRAAGFLVWTQAEAGHGCPLSMTHAAVPALRTDPALAAEWEPLLTSTVYEEGLRPASQKAGVLFGMGMTEKQGGTDVRSNTTRAEPLAADGEYLLTGHKWFCSAPMSDGFLVLAQAPGGLTCFLLPRVLPDGTRNVFAVQRLKDKLGNRSNASAEVEFDGTWARRVGEEGRGVRTIIEMVAATRLDCVIGSAALMRQAVAQAVHHTAYRRAFGGLLIEKPLMRNVLADLALESEAATTLAMRLAAAYDADTPQERAFLRIAVPTAKYWVTKRCTAVVGEALECLGGNGYVEESGMPRLLREAPLNSIWEGSGNVQALDVLRALQREPQALDAFLREIGTTRGEDHRLDAAVKGLLTELADLEAVEARARRITERMALVLQGSLLIRWAPPEVADAFCASRLGGDWGSAFGTLPHSPGLASVVERARAYDR encoded by the coding sequence ATGGCAGCCACCACCCACACAGTGACCAACCAGGTTCCGCCGCTGGTCGGCTATGACGTGTTCCACGCCGATCTCGTCCTCACCGAGGCCGTGGAGCGGCATATCGCACCCGGGCTCCTCGACCGGGTACGGGAGGAGCTCGGCACACTGGGCCGGTCCGCGGGGTCCGTCCAGGCGCAGGAGTGGGGGGCGCGGGCGAACGAGAACCCGCCGCGGCTGCGTACGCACGACCGGTACGGCAACCGGATCGACGAGGTGGAGTTCCATCCGTCCTGGCACCGGCTGCTGGGCCACGGGGTCGCGGCGGGCCTGACCGACGCCTGGGGCAGGCCGGGCGGTCATGTGCGGCGCGCGGCCGGGTTCCTGGTGTGGACGCAGGCCGAGGCGGGGCACGGCTGCCCGCTGTCGATGACGCACGCGGCGGTGCCGGCCCTGCGGACCGACCCGGCTCTGGCCGCCGAGTGGGAGCCGCTGCTGACGTCGACGGTGTACGAGGAGGGGCTGCGGCCCGCCTCGCAGAAGGCCGGTGTGCTCTTCGGGATGGGCATGACCGAGAAGCAGGGCGGCACGGATGTGCGATCCAACACGACGCGGGCCGAGCCGCTCGCGGCGGACGGGGAGTACCTGCTCACCGGCCACAAGTGGTTCTGTTCGGCACCGATGTCCGACGGTTTCCTGGTGCTCGCGCAGGCCCCCGGAGGCCTGACCTGCTTCCTCCTGCCGCGGGTGCTGCCGGACGGGACCCGGAACGTGTTCGCCGTCCAGCGGCTCAAGGACAAACTGGGCAACAGGTCCAACGCCTCGGCCGAGGTCGAGTTCGACGGGACGTGGGCACGCAGGGTCGGCGAGGAGGGACGCGGGGTGCGCACCATCATCGAGATGGTGGCGGCCACCCGGCTCGACTGCGTGATCGGTTCGGCGGCGCTGATGCGGCAGGCGGTGGCGCAGGCGGTCCATCACACGGCGTACCGCAGGGCGTTCGGCGGCCTGCTGATCGAGAAGCCGCTGATGCGCAACGTACTCGCGGACCTGGCGCTGGAGTCGGAGGCGGCGACGACGCTCGCGATGCGGCTGGCCGCGGCCTACGACGCGGACACGCCGCAGGAGCGCGCGTTCCTGCGGATCGCTGTGCCCACCGCCAAGTACTGGGTGACGAAGCGGTGCACGGCGGTGGTGGGCGAGGCTTTGGAATGCCTCGGGGGCAACGGGTACGTGGAGGAGTCCGGCATGCCGCGCCTGCTCCGCGAGGCGCCGCTCAACTCGATCTGGGAGGGCTCGGGGAACGTACAGGCGCTGGACGTGCTGCGGGCGCTGCAACGCGAACCGCAGGCCCTCGACGCCTTCCTCCGCGAGATCGGCACGACCCGGGGCGAGGACCACCGGCTCGACGCGGCGGTCAAGGGCCTGCTCACCGAACTGGCCGACCTGGAGGCGGTCGAGGCGCGGGCCCGGCGGATCACCGAGCGCATGGCGCTGGTGCTCCAGGGTTCGCTGCTGATCCGCTGGGCACCGCCGGAGGTCGCCGACGCGTTCTGCGCCTCACGGCTGGGCGGCGACTGGGGCTCGGCGTTCGGCACGCTGCCGCACAGTCCCGGTCTGGCCTCGGTGGTGGAACGCGCGCGGGCCTACGACCGGTAG
- a CDS encoding helix-turn-helix domain-containing protein, giving the protein MRTSRAGQPRGVDPSADGTARLLHEAREARQAGLRAKTAPRAEIDASWDRVVRSGLDPDQSTESELLGSNEIEHRRNASTIGEVMPLLRNGLASIADASQQIMVVTDVDGRVLWRQGHAAVLRQADGICLEEGAAWSEATTGTNAIGTTLATRKPIQVHSAEHFVRSLHTWTCAAAPVRDPRDGRLVGILDISGPARTFHPATLALVDSVAKLAESEIRMRHLVAIERLRSVAAPILCRLSGRVLAVDNHGWLAAVTGMPPVDRLPLPKSLQAGRVWLPSLGMCRVEPLPGGWLVQVADASLDGPPRRVVLDLSRARGLTAHVITPVGTWTQRLSPRHAELLYALALHREGRTAAELAQDIFGDATRTVTVRAEISRLRRHLAEVLAHRPYRFGEGVEVEVVHPEDPADLLPHSKAPVVVGTRGT; this is encoded by the coding sequence ATGCGGACCAGCCGCGCAGGGCAGCCGCGAGGAGTTGATCCGTCGGCCGACGGAACCGCGCGACTGCTCCACGAGGCACGGGAGGCCAGACAGGCCGGCCTGCGCGCGAAGACCGCCCCGCGCGCGGAGATCGACGCCTCGTGGGACCGGGTGGTGCGCAGCGGCCTCGACCCGGACCAGTCCACGGAGAGCGAGCTGCTGGGTTCGAACGAGATCGAGCACCGGCGCAACGCGTCCACGATCGGTGAGGTGATGCCGTTGCTGCGCAACGGCCTGGCCTCCATCGCCGACGCCTCGCAGCAGATCATGGTGGTCACCGACGTGGACGGCCGGGTGCTGTGGCGCCAGGGGCACGCGGCGGTGCTGCGCCAGGCCGACGGCATCTGCCTGGAGGAGGGCGCCGCGTGGTCGGAGGCGACCACGGGCACCAACGCCATCGGCACGACGCTCGCCACGCGCAAGCCGATCCAGGTCCACTCCGCCGAGCACTTCGTCCGCTCGCTGCACACCTGGACCTGCGCCGCCGCTCCGGTGCGCGACCCCCGGGACGGCAGGCTGGTGGGCATCCTGGACATCAGCGGCCCGGCCCGGACCTTCCACCCGGCCACGCTGGCGCTGGTCGACTCGGTGGCCAAGCTCGCGGAGAGCGAGATCAGGATGCGGCATCTGGTCGCGATCGAGCGGCTGCGGTCGGTGGCCGCTCCGATCCTCTGCCGGCTGAGCGGGCGGGTGCTGGCCGTGGACAACCACGGCTGGCTGGCCGCCGTCACGGGCATGCCGCCGGTGGACCGGCTGCCCCTGCCGAAGTCCTTGCAGGCGGGGCGGGTGTGGCTGCCGTCCCTCGGCATGTGCCGGGTGGAGCCGCTGCCGGGCGGCTGGCTGGTGCAGGTGGCCGACGCGAGCCTGGACGGGCCGCCGCGCCGGGTGGTGCTGGACCTGAGCAGGGCCAGGGGGCTGACGGCCCATGTGATCACCCCGGTGGGCACGTGGACCCAGCGGCTCTCGCCGCGCCACGCGGAGCTGCTGTACGCGCTGGCTCTGCACCGGGAGGGCCGCACGGCCGCGGAGCTGGCGCAGGACATCTTCGGGGACGCGACCAGGACGGTGACGGTCCGGGCCGAGATCTCGCGGCTGCGCCGCCACCTCGCGGAGGTGCTCGCCCACCGCCCGTACCGCTTCGGCGAGGGGGTGGAGGTGGAGGTGGTCCACCCGGAGGATCCGGCCGATCTGCTGCCGCACTCGAAGGCGCCGGTGGTGGTCGGGACGCGCGGGACCTAG
- a CDS encoding YihY/virulence factor BrkB family protein — translation MQAANETPERPSGRLHRARVLYRNVSKRQMAWQLLKDTVNSCIEYRILGLAAEAAFFTLLSLPPLLLGLIGLLGYVDEWTTTTTVASIERNILNAAQTVLSQRGVNDFAKPLLDDVTTGARPDVISIGFAIALWSGSRAVNVFIDTITVMYGLDGERGIVKTRLLAFLLYVVALLLGAVVLPLLVVGPDRVVEFVPWGTEVIAVLYWPLVILLTIAFLTTLYHVSVPVRSPWIEDVPGALVALAMWVVGSFLLRIYLTSTVEGPTIYGSLAAPIAVLLWIGISAFAVLVGAAVNAAIDRVWPSLATAAARAANERARAAQAAEFVARTRYAAGAHEDDEDDEDVYMPSEFPERWSRFLPPDDLKSRLHASRDKETKTGP, via the coding sequence GTGCAGGCAGCAAATGAAACACCCGAGCGGCCATCGGGGCGACTCCACCGGGCTCGTGTCCTCTACCGCAACGTATCCAAGCGGCAGATGGCATGGCAGTTGCTCAAGGACACCGTCAACTCGTGCATCGAGTACCGCATCCTCGGCCTCGCGGCCGAGGCGGCGTTCTTCACGCTGCTGTCGCTCCCACCCCTGCTGCTCGGTCTGATCGGGCTGCTCGGATACGTCGACGAGTGGACGACCACCACCACGGTGGCCTCCATCGAGCGGAACATCCTCAACGCGGCGCAGACCGTCCTGTCCCAGCGGGGCGTCAACGACTTCGCCAAACCGCTGCTCGACGACGTGACCACGGGCGCCCGCCCCGACGTGATCTCCATCGGCTTCGCGATCGCCCTCTGGTCCGGCTCCCGCGCGGTGAACGTCTTCATCGACACGATCACCGTCATGTACGGACTCGACGGGGAGCGGGGCATCGTCAAGACCCGGCTGCTCGCCTTCCTGCTGTACGTCGTCGCGCTGCTGCTCGGCGCGGTGGTGCTGCCCCTGCTCGTCGTCGGGCCCGACCGGGTCGTGGAGTTCGTGCCCTGGGGCACGGAAGTCATAGCCGTCCTGTACTGGCCGCTGGTCATCCTGCTGACCATCGCCTTCCTCACGACGCTCTACCACGTGTCGGTGCCGGTCCGTTCGCCGTGGATCGAGGACGTACCGGGGGCGCTGGTGGCCCTTGCCATGTGGGTCGTCGGCAGCTTCCTGCTCAGGATCTACCTCACCAGCACGGTCGAAGGCCCCACGATCTACGGCTCGTTGGCCGCCCCCATCGCTGTCCTGTTGTGGATCGGTATCTCCGCTTTCGCGGTATTGGTCGGCGCCGCGGTCAACGCGGCCATCGACCGGGTGTGGCCCTCGCTCGCGACCGCCGCGGCCCGAGCGGCCAACGAGCGGGCCCGGGCGGCGCAGGCCGCCGAGTTCGTGGCCCGTACGCGGTACGCCGCGGGCGCGCACGAGGACGACGAGGACGACGAGGACGTGTACATGCCGTCCGAGTTCCCGGAGCGCTGGTCGCGGTTCCTGCCGCCGGACGACCTGAAGTCCCGGCTGCACGCGAGCCGCGACAAGGAGACGAAGACAGGCCCGTAG
- a CDS encoding VOC family protein, with protein sequence MTPRLDAISITTADLGASLAFYRRLGLDIPAGAESAPHVEVALPGGQRLLWDTEDVVRSFDPDWAGTAGGERLGLAFRCDSPAEVDAVYGDLTGAGYEGHLKPWDAVWGQRYAVVLDPDGSAVSLFADAS encoded by the coding sequence ATGACTCCACGACTCGACGCGATCAGCATCACCACCGCGGACCTGGGCGCCTCGCTCGCCTTCTACCGCCGGCTCGGGCTCGACATCCCGGCCGGCGCCGAATCCGCACCCCATGTGGAAGTGGCCCTGCCGGGCGGGCAGCGGCTGCTCTGGGACACCGAGGACGTCGTCCGCTCCTTCGATCCGGACTGGGCGGGCACGGCCGGCGGGGAGCGGCTGGGACTCGCGTTCCGCTGTGACAGCCCGGCGGAGGTGGACGCCGTGTACGGCGATCTGACCGGCGCCGGGTACGAGGGCCATCTCAAGCCGTGGGACGCGGTGTGGGGGCAGCGCTACGCGGTGGTGCTCGATCCGGACGGCAGCGCCGTGTCGCTCTTCGCCGACGCCTCGTAG